A window of Diorhabda carinulata isolate Delta chromosome 7, icDioCari1.1, whole genome shotgun sequence contains these coding sequences:
- the LOC130896606 gene encoding uncharacterized protein LOC130896606, with the protein MVSLKKTNRKLSEDEEVCATSLLDIFPKQRKSRISEGSASNRMDIDFIRMTKKHDRRRDIKLEVEKMRKSLPRYDIMEIRQFRLPFHEALITNLHECGYPDSAALIGALIAYQDELRKESAPGSSVFILPQLKFAKNELETLAKNLQESESLKRKDYLSEECHIILKLGVDFAFGNSDWWWVGEQILLHTIMLSSSYFTKIGSKFEALSRYVYAQYLLDNLKEYDSALKQLKVVHCLARNKMWTCKHYFPQMAGTLYMHTNQAMFECLITEVKRMLEADAGKAIILADQARKRAAEACYRDGEAQALVLKGICEMQGNLPKSAVNSFNRAICIQARFGTIEEVCKIKIHLAKAYLMDGCINASLNVLMELKNDAEENDLPFYLGQAYKNLAEYYLSIGESQKASPLLEKCIDIFKNCETTLPEIKVAENLRAISSGLQLLPKYIDVLKKAGDDDEEGKQRLLALLAWKNERQDFWQEGDLVVDYTPCESIISESYRKVRESRPNVLDAKFHRLSSKSVTRRVNISTEKALVEETGSTGSKCEAKILNEH; encoded by the exons ATGGTTTCgctcaaaaaaacaaatagaaaattaagcGAAGACGAGGAGGTATGCGCTACGTCGTTGCTGGATATTTTTCCGAAACAAAGAAAGTCCAGAATTTCGGAAGGATCCGCATCGAATAGAATGGATATCGATTTTATTAGAATGACGAAAAAACACGACAGACGACGCGATATAAAGTTGGAAGtggaaaaaatgagaaaatccCTACCAAGATATGACATAATGGAAATCCGTCAATTCAGATTACCGTTCCACGAAGCTCTAATAACCAATTTACACGAATGCGGTTACCCGGACAGCGCTGCTCTGATTGGAGCCCTGATCGCCTACCAAGACGAGCTTAGGAAAGAATCGGCTCCCGGTAGCAGCGTCTTCATCTTACCACAACTGAAATTCGCCAAAAACGAATTGGAAACATTAGCGAAAAATCTCCAAGAATCAGAATCGTTAAAAAGAAAGGATTACCTTTCGGAGGAATGCCATATCATTCTAAAATTAGGGGTAGATTTCGCTTTCGGGAATTCCGATTGGTGGTGGGTGGGCGAGCAAATCCTCTTACATACCATCATGTTGTCATCTTCATATTTCACGAAAATCGGTAGCAAATTCGAGGCTCTAAGTAGATACGTCTACGCTCAATATCTACTGGATAATTTGAAAGAGTACGACAGTGCTTTGAAGCAACTGAAAGTGGTGCATTGCTTGGCTAGGAATAAAATGTGGACTTGCAAGCACTATTTTCCGCAAATGGCGGGGACGTTGTACATGCACACCAACCAAGCTATGTTTGAATGTTTAATAACGGAAGTGAAACGAATGTTGGAAGCGGATGCCGGGAAAGCGATTATCTTAGCGGATCAAGCGAGAAAACGCGCAGCCGAAGCTTGCTACAGAGACGGCGAAGCTCAAGCTCTAg TATTGAAGGGAATATGCGAGATGCAGGGAAATCTTCCGAAATCCGCCGTGAATTCGTTCAACCGAGCGATTTGTATCCAAGCGAGGTTCGGAACTATTGAAGAAGTttgtaaaatcaaaattcatttagCCAAAGCTTATTTAATGGACGGTTGTATAAACGCGTCGTTGAATGTATTGATGGAATTGAAAAACGATGCGGAGGAAAACGATTTGCCCTTTTATTTGGGACAAGCTTATAAAAATTTAGCGGAATATTATCTATCGATAGGAGAATCGCAGAAAGCGTCGCCGCTATTGGAAAAATGCatagacattttcaaaaattgcgaAACTACGTTACCGGAAATTAAGGTGGCTGAAAATTTGAGAGCCATTTCTTCGGGCCTCCAGTTGCTACCAAAGTACATAGACGTATTGAAGAAAGCCGGAGACGACGACGAAGAAGGTAAACAGAGACTTTTGGCGCTGCTCGCGTGGAAAAACGAGAGACAAGATTTTTGGCAAGAAGGCGATTTAGTAGTTGATTATACCCCTTGCGAAAGTATCATATCGGAAAGTTACAGAAAAGTGAGAGAAAGTAGACCGAACGTTTTGGATGCCAAATTCCATAGATTATCGAGTAAATCCGTGACGAGGAGAGTCAACATTTCGACAGAGAAGGCGCTAGTCGAAGAAACAGGTTCTACAGGTAGTAAATGTGAagcaaaaattttgaatgaacaTTGA